A genomic window from Streptomyces brevispora includes:
- a CDS encoding arsenate reductase ArsC: MADSSGKPSVLFVCVHNAGRSQMAAAWLTHLAGDRVEVRSAGSNPGAAVNPAAVEAMAEVGIDISAETPKILTIDAVRESDVCITMGCGDTCPVFPGKRYLDWKLDDPAGQGVEAVRPIRDEIKTLIEGLIKEIAPEVTA; encoded by the coding sequence ACTCTTCCGGCAAGCCGTCCGTCCTGTTCGTCTGTGTCCACAATGCGGGCCGCTCCCAGATGGCGGCCGCCTGGCTGACCCATCTGGCCGGGGACCGGGTCGAGGTCCGTTCCGCCGGCTCGAATCCGGGCGCCGCCGTCAACCCCGCCGCCGTCGAGGCGATGGCCGAGGTCGGCATCGACATCTCCGCCGAGACCCCGAAGATCCTCACGATCGACGCGGTCCGCGAGTCCGACGTGTGCATCACGATGGGCTGCGGCGATACGTGCCCCGTCTTCCCCGGCAAGCGCTACCTCGACTGGAAGCTGGACGACCCGGCCGGTCAGGGCGTGGAAGCCGTCCGCCCCATCCGCGACGAGATCAAGACCCTGATTGAGGGCCTGATCAAGGAGATCGCCCCGGAGGTCACGGCGTGA